A genomic window from Populus nigra chromosome 7, ddPopNigr1.1, whole genome shotgun sequence includes:
- the LOC133698930 gene encoding mitogen-activated protein kinase kinase kinase 18-like, whose amino-acid sequence MDWTRGQTIGRGSSATVSMARANQSGQVFAVKSAELSKSESLQKEQIVLSTLRCPQIVAYKGCDITNENGKVLYNLFLEYASGGTLIDAIREGGGCLDEDMIRLYARTILLGLEYLHCNGIVHCDIKGHNILVTSDGAKIADLGCAKRVDEVSEADWGTTATIAGTPLYMAPEVARAEHQGFPADIWAVGCTIVEMATGQAPWVNVSDPVSALYQIGFSGNAPEIPSFMSKQARDFLSKCLKRDPIERWSASELLKHDFIIEEPNLILKENNSSKADTPTCVLDQVLWDSMEKLETTWDSTQNTSLVSPIERIKQLTEGNGKAHSWSTWGDAWVTIRSNKSSKEQEMVSCSEDYNMAYANGSIENSGAEIASLSMEYNFVVLNEPTSISGNNTCNNTSSGGSCRDDGRHKILLMPCEGRKDALCRQFEFCEGNKVLFSTSQCLACLSSYTVAMAVSNYVSGHKKPAGC is encoded by the coding sequence ATGGACTGGACTAGAGGCCAAACCATTGGCCGTGGCTCATCAGCCACCGTCTCGATGGCCAGGGCCAACCAATCCGGTCAAGTCTTTGCGGTGAAGTCAGCTGAGCTATCAAAATCGGAGTCTCTTCAAAAGGAGCAAATTGTTCTTTCAACATTAAGGTGTCCGCAAATTGTAGCATATAAGGGGTGCGACATTACTAATGAAAATGGTAAGGTCTTGTACAATCTTTTCTTGGAGTATGCATCCGGTGGCACGCTTATCGATGCAATTCGGGAGGGTGGAGGTTGTCTTGACGAGGACATGATCCGATTGTATGCTCGGACAATTTTGCTCGGCCTCGAGTATCTTCATTGTAATGGCATAGTGCATTGTGACATCAAGGGTCacaatattttggtcactagtgATGGGGCAAAAATTGCTGACTTGGGTTGTGCTAAGCGGGTTGATGAGGTGTCAGAAGCAGATTGGGGCACGACAGCAACAATTGCAGGCACACCACTTTACATGGCACCTGAAGTGGCGCGTGCTGAACACCAAGGGTTCCCTGCTGATATATGGGCTGTTGGGTGTACCATTGTCGAGATGGCCACCGGACAGGCTCCATGGGTGAATGTCTCAGACCCAGTTTCAGCTCTTTACCAGATTGGGTTTTCGGGCAACGCGCCAGAGATTCCAAGCTTCATGTCTAAGCAAGCAAGAGACTTTTTGAGCAAGTGCTTGAAGAGGGACCCAATTGAAAGGTGGTCAGCCAGTGAATTACTTAAGcatgattttattattgaagagccaaatcttattttaaaggaaaacaaTAGCTCAAAAGCGGACACTCCAACATGTGTTCTGGATCAAGTCTTGTGGGACTCAATGGAGAAGTTAGAGACAACTTGGGATTCGACCCAGAATACTTCTCTGGTCTCTCCAATCGAAAGAATCAAGCAATTGACTGAAGGCAATGGAAAAGCACACAGCTGGTCGACATGGGGTGATGCTTGGGTCACAATAAGAAGCAACAAAAGTAGCAAAGAACAAGAAATGGTTTCTTGCAGTGAGGATTATAACATGGCATATGCCAATGGATCCATTGAAAATAGTGGGGCGGAGATAGCTTCGCTTAGCATGGAATATAACTTTGTCGTTCTTAACGAGCCCACAAGTATTAGTGGGAATAATACATGTAATAACACTAGCAGTGGTGGTAGCTGTCGTGACGACGGAAGGcataaaatattgttgatgcCTTGTGAAGGTAGAAAAGATGCTTTATGTAGGCAATTCGAATTTTGTGAAGGAAATAAAGTTCTGTTTTCCACATCGCAATGCTTAGCTTGCTTATCTTCATATACTGTAGCCATGGCTGTTTCAAATTACGTATCTGGTCATAAGAAACCTGCTGGATGTTAG